The following proteins are encoded in a genomic region of Sorangiineae bacterium MSr12523:
- a CDS encoding SDR family NAD(P)-dependent oxidoreductase, which produces MDAFLSPGRAARRLVKRIVNPAGLANDAALHATVRDKVVLVTGASYGLGEATARKLGAAGATVLLVARTSERLANVAAQITAGGGKAQTYAVDLCNDKAVEELVQRILADHGHVDIVVNNAGKSIRRSLHLQYDRFHDFTRTMGVNYLGPARLLLGLLPPMRARGRGHIVNVSTVGVRIVPGPRWGVYQSSKGAFDIWLRSITPEIQADGLTVSTIYMGLIYTRMSAPTPIMRKLPGLHPDEAADLVARAIVHRPREITPWWVWPAEFGSLIARGPLAHGLAFLHRRSRDSESALGIEAPPTHHPRARGRT; this is translated from the coding sequence ATGGACGCGTTTCTCTCGCCAGGAAGGGCCGCACGGCGGCTGGTGAAACGGATCGTCAATCCCGCCGGCCTCGCCAACGATGCGGCGCTGCATGCGACGGTTCGCGACAAAGTCGTGCTCGTGACGGGTGCCTCCTACGGCCTCGGGGAGGCCACCGCGCGAAAGCTCGGAGCCGCGGGCGCCACTGTGCTCCTGGTCGCGCGCACCAGCGAGCGCCTGGCCAACGTCGCCGCCCAGATCACCGCGGGCGGTGGCAAGGCCCAGACCTACGCCGTCGATCTCTGCAACGACAAAGCGGTCGAAGAGCTCGTCCAACGCATTTTGGCGGACCATGGCCACGTCGATATCGTCGTGAACAACGCCGGCAAGTCGATCCGGCGGTCGCTGCACCTTCAATACGACCGATTTCACGACTTCACGCGCACGATGGGTGTGAACTACCTCGGCCCCGCGCGGTTGCTGCTCGGGCTCCTGCCACCCATGCGCGCCCGTGGACGCGGGCACATCGTCAATGTCTCCACCGTCGGGGTGCGGATCGTACCTGGCCCGCGGTGGGGCGTTTACCAATCGTCGAAAGGCGCTTTCGATATTTGGCTGCGCAGCATCACCCCCGAGATTCAAGCCGATGGCCTTACCGTCAGCACCATTTACATGGGGCTGATTTACACGCGCATGAGTGCTCCTACCCCCATCATGCGCAAACTTCCCGGCCTTCATCCCGACGAGGCCGCGGATCTGGTGGCCCGTGCCATCGTGCACAGACCGCGTGAGATCACGCCGTGGTGGGTATGGCCCGCGGAATTTGGAAGCTTGATCGCCCGTGGCCCGCTGGCCCATGGTCTGGCGTTTCTGCATCGGCGCTCGCGCGATTCGGAGAGCGCATTGGGAATCGAGGCGCCTCCCACGCACCATCCCCGTGCCCGAGGACGAACGTGA
- a CDS encoding TetR/AcrR family transcriptional regulator — protein sequence MNKNASTPHIESKPRGRPRSPEIEAAILTATTELLATKSLREVTADAIAQRAGVSKATLYKWWPNKNLVALDAFLSIMRQNVDIPNTGSAFRDFKLELQSVLRFYVGPQGRLFREFIAEGQSDPEFLELFRRRFLASRHDDVRIIWERGVRRGEIRSDVDPDIGMDMIFGPLIARMLYGRGPLDDTSAEAVVALVFGGIQKAAA from the coding sequence ATGAACAAGAACGCATCCACCCCCCACATCGAATCGAAACCACGAGGACGTCCACGTAGTCCAGAGATCGAGGCGGCCATTCTGACCGCCACCACGGAGCTTCTGGCGACGAAATCGCTCCGCGAAGTCACTGCCGACGCGATCGCGCAACGCGCGGGTGTCAGCAAGGCCACGCTGTACAAGTGGTGGCCGAACAAGAATCTCGTCGCGCTGGATGCGTTCTTGTCGATCATGCGACAGAACGTCGATATTCCGAATACCGGTTCCGCTTTTCGCGATTTCAAATTGGAGCTTCAATCCGTTCTTCGCTTTTACGTCGGTCCGCAGGGAAGGCTGTTTCGCGAATTCATCGCGGAGGGGCAGAGTGACCCCGAGTTTCTCGAGCTCTTTCGCCGGCGATTTCTGGCCTCGCGGCACGACGATGTGCGCATCATTTGGGAGCGCGGGGTGCGCCGCGGCGAAATTCGCAGCGACGTCGACCCGGATATCGGGATGGACATGATCTTTGGCCCCCTGATTGCGCGTATGCTTTACGGTCGCGGGCCGCTCGACGATACGAGCGCCGAGGCGGTTGTCGCCCTCGTATTCGGCGGCATTCAAAAGGCAGCCGCGTAG
- a CDS encoding Lrp/AsnC family transcriptional regulator, with translation MSRKLDEIDATLLRMLSSNGRQTVRALAQEVSLSEPSVRDRLLRLEREGVITGYHATIDPSAVGGGTAAFVALRFQPSEISKKTMNEALLAEPCVLEAHEVAGEDCYLLKLRVESTQALADALDRLRKMPTVDTRTTIVLRTIFERSLDPAPDA, from the coding sequence ATGTCGCGCAAATTGGATGAGATCGATGCCACGTTGTTGAGGATGCTGAGCTCGAACGGGCGCCAGACCGTGCGCGCGCTCGCTCAAGAGGTGAGCCTCTCGGAGCCGTCCGTGCGCGATCGGCTCCTTCGCCTCGAGCGGGAGGGCGTGATCACCGGCTACCACGCCACGATCGATCCTTCGGCGGTGGGAGGGGGGACGGCGGCATTCGTCGCGCTTCGCTTTCAACCGAGCGAGATCAGCAAGAAGACGATGAACGAAGCGCTTCTCGCCGAACCGTGCGTGCTCGAGGCCCACGAGGTCGCGGGGGAGGATTGTTACCTCCTGAAGCTCCGCGTGGAGTCGACGCAGGCGCTTGCGGACGCGTTGGATCGCCTGCGGAAGATGCCCACGGTCGATACGCGCACGACGATCGTGCTGCGGACGATCTTCGAGCGATCGCTGGATCCTGCGCCGGACGCGTAG
- a CDS encoding aldo/keto reductase produces the protein MSGSFEGRRTRRMRVARCDPADRADRFELRDAFVADDDAEVRAAALQRLDAAAARHLLPYVRDAAQDSSMRVREAAFVALARAEDTDSLHRAAYACRYDRGFRVRRMALLFAARTFGLDALPVLALASRDPFWRVRVAARRAAAMLDATIDTHDPCAPLPPVAIPGADDPDPAVVTARLRQQSGRVAPCDLLGALAHAHQALRRIAVTEISARGDEKTLYAVTRHLVDERIPYAPAAAEATLARSRVRGAAVAAQILECWDAEPAGPLAWALGTATMAPNWSILTELIAHEDVRVRRAAVLRVPEAAPSRSALLDAMASLLSDRDEWTRNRTAAWLARSASHEAKAILLRLEPTAQSTFVRSVLVELHAGARNIDIVRAFSNDQHGAIRAAAVSARVALGDLTSAERRTLELDPDPWMRRVVFTSESAAADPDAELRAQAARGLVAETTDRATVTLLRLARDVDHGVRSIATEALAERTESVRRLLDAGALQSSERIAAYTLLSLGHGMNAKIAETDTEALAHLALLDDVVRERPPCVASPARVERVQAPSAHTRTLGRTGIRVHPFGLSGAHGLDFVDFSRAYERGVNLYFWEPSHRELARFLRNRADAVVVAGTYHADADAIERDVVRALRTLKRDSLDVFLAFWTRSAARIEATGDVLRQLVKRGLVRAFGVSTHDRDLACRAAKEGFDVVMVRHSAAHRGAEANVFPHCASHGTGVLTFSNLCYGRMLHRSPVALSSPVTAPDCYRYSLAQPGVHACIAAPRRHSELMENLAVVDSPDLPENRRIELRAHGDHVYERSKAWSAETWAVAERPRPDARWEQRDSLSEWLDFSDSTSRDVC, from the coding sequence GTGAGCGGCTCGTTCGAAGGCCGCCGCACGCGAAGGATGCGGGTGGCGCGATGCGATCCCGCGGATCGGGCGGATAGATTCGAGCTTCGGGATGCCTTCGTCGCCGATGATGATGCGGAGGTGCGCGCGGCGGCGCTGCAGCGTTTGGACGCGGCGGCGGCGCGTCATCTCCTTCCGTACGTGCGAGACGCCGCGCAGGATTCATCGATGCGGGTTCGGGAAGCGGCGTTCGTTGCGCTTGCCCGCGCCGAGGATACCGATTCGCTCCACCGCGCGGCGTACGCCTGCCGGTACGACCGCGGTTTTCGGGTGCGGCGAATGGCCCTTCTTTTCGCGGCCCGAACCTTTGGGCTCGATGCGCTGCCGGTGCTCGCGCTCGCAAGTCGCGACCCTTTCTGGAGGGTGCGCGTTGCGGCACGGCGTGCGGCGGCCATGCTCGATGCGACGATCGACACGCACGATCCATGCGCTCCGCTCCCGCCTGTCGCGATTCCGGGGGCGGACGATCCCGATCCGGCCGTCGTCACCGCCCGGCTTCGGCAGCAGAGCGGGCGCGTGGCGCCGTGCGATCTCCTCGGTGCCCTCGCGCATGCGCACCAAGCGCTGCGCCGAATCGCGGTCACCGAGATCTCGGCCCGAGGTGACGAAAAGACGCTTTACGCGGTGACGCGGCATCTCGTGGACGAACGGATCCCGTACGCACCGGCGGCCGCCGAGGCAACGCTCGCGCGTTCGAGGGTGCGCGGGGCGGCCGTTGCTGCGCAGATCCTCGAATGCTGGGACGCAGAGCCCGCGGGGCCGCTTGCCTGGGCGCTCGGCACCGCGACGATGGCGCCGAATTGGTCCATCCTGACGGAGCTCATCGCGCATGAAGACGTCCGCGTTCGGCGCGCGGCGGTGCTTCGTGTGCCGGAAGCGGCTCCGAGCCGAAGCGCTTTGCTCGATGCCATGGCGAGCCTCCTCTCCGATCGGGACGAATGGACCCGAAATCGGACGGCGGCGTGGCTTGCGCGTTCGGCGAGTCACGAGGCGAAGGCCATCCTGCTCCGACTCGAGCCCACCGCGCAGTCCACGTTCGTGCGCTCGGTCCTCGTGGAGCTTCACGCCGGTGCGCGCAACATCGATATCGTTCGCGCCTTTTCGAACGACCAGCATGGCGCGATTCGGGCCGCCGCCGTTTCGGCACGGGTGGCCCTTGGGGACCTCACGTCGGCCGAGCGTCGCACTCTGGAATTGGATCCCGATCCGTGGATGCGCCGCGTTGTATTCACTTCGGAGTCCGCGGCCGCCGATCCGGACGCAGAACTTCGTGCCCAGGCTGCCCGTGGCCTCGTCGCCGAGACGACGGATCGAGCGACCGTCACCCTTCTCCGCCTGGCGCGGGACGTCGACCACGGGGTTCGCAGCATTGCCACCGAGGCGCTCGCCGAGCGCACCGAATCCGTGCGGCGCCTTCTCGATGCAGGGGCCCTTCAGAGCAGCGAACGCATTGCAGCGTACACGCTGCTGAGCCTCGGCCATGGGATGAACGCGAAGATCGCCGAGACCGATACCGAGGCGCTGGCCCATCTTGCGCTGCTCGACGACGTCGTCCGGGAGCGCCCTCCGTGTGTCGCGTCACCGGCTCGCGTCGAGCGGGTGCAGGCTCCGAGCGCTCACACACGTACCCTAGGCCGGACGGGCATTCGCGTTCATCCCTTCGGGCTCTCGGGTGCGCACGGCCTCGACTTCGTCGATTTTTCGCGCGCATACGAGCGGGGCGTCAACCTGTACTTCTGGGAGCCGAGCCACCGAGAGCTTGCGCGCTTTCTCCGGAATCGCGCCGATGCCGTCGTCGTGGCTGGCACGTACCACGCCGACGCGGATGCCATCGAACGGGACGTGGTGCGGGCCCTCCGCACGTTGAAGCGTGACTCGCTCGACGTGTTTCTCGCCTTTTGGACCCGATCGGCCGCCCGCATCGAAGCCACGGGCGACGTTTTGCGTCAGCTCGTGAAGCGTGGCCTGGTTCGGGCGTTCGGCGTCTCGACGCACGATCGCGATTTGGCATGCCGGGCCGCCAAGGAAGGGTTCGACGTCGTGATGGTGCGCCATAGCGCTGCACACCGGGGCGCCGAGGCGAATGTGTTCCCGCACTGCGCATCGCACGGCACGGGCGTGCTGACGTTCTCGAATCTTTGCTACGGGCGCATGCTCCATCGATCGCCCGTCGCGCTCTCGTCGCCGGTGACCGCGCCGGACTGTTATCGCTATTCGCTCGCACAACCCGGCGTCCATGCCTGCATCGCGGCGCCGCGGCGCCATTCGGAGCTCATGGAAAATCTAGCGGTGGTCGATTCCCCCGACCTGCCCGAGAACCGGCGGATCGAGCTGCGGGCGCATGGAGACCACGTTTACGAGCGTTCCAAGGCGTGGAGCGCAGAAACGTGGGCCGTTGCCGAACGTCCGCGGCCGGACGCGCGATGGGAGCAGCGCGACAGTCTTTCCGAATGGCTCGACTTCTCCGACTCGACGTCTCGAGACGTGTGCTAA
- a CDS encoding AMP-binding protein, with translation MRALDAARLCAAGGVALVQSGVIGPVAPWRAVKMGLAAHRNGVSPAMLAAVSAARWPNHPAILDERGTLTYAELERRSNALAAALAHDFGVGPQRALAVMCRNHRGFVESMLAAAKIGADVVLLNTEIPGPQLARALERHTLGAIVHDEEFAEPIAAAGYRGPRVLAWHDAGAEPNLEDLIARQGQCARRPGHVGSLILLTSGTTGAPKGVPRKPSLGSIAGAGITALSRLRLRACESTFIAVPLFHGFGMVMMLMGLMLGSTLVLQRRFVAEEVAAAITRHRVTTLGVVPVMLQRLLAASSLGRGTALRAVLSGGAPLVPSLATAFMDAVGDVLYNGYGSSEVGIAALATPADLRAAPGTVGRPVLATPIGIVDDAGAPVAVGRTGRILVGGEMVFGGYSGGGSKEMLAGLMSTGDVGHFDAAGRLFIDGRVDEMIVSGGENVFPQGVEHVLGAHDDVIEAAVIGVPDAEFGQRLRAFVVLRSHSTSIESLEDYVRRHVARYEVPRDIVILDELPRNATGKILRSELRAMKD, from the coding sequence ATGCGGGCTCTCGATGCGGCACGTCTCTGCGCGGCCGGGGGTGTCGCCCTCGTGCAATCCGGTGTCATCGGGCCGGTGGCTCCATGGCGTGCCGTGAAGATGGGCCTTGCCGCACACCGCAACGGGGTTTCTCCAGCAATGCTCGCCGCCGTATCCGCGGCGCGTTGGCCGAACCACCCGGCCATCCTCGATGAGCGCGGAACGTTGACCTATGCCGAACTCGAACGCCGCTCGAATGCACTGGCGGCCGCGCTCGCGCACGACTTCGGCGTTGGCCCCCAGCGCGCGCTCGCGGTCATGTGTCGCAACCACCGCGGGTTCGTGGAATCGATGCTTGCAGCCGCAAAAATCGGCGCCGACGTCGTCCTTTTGAATACCGAAATTCCTGGACCGCAACTCGCACGCGCCCTGGAGCGCCACACCCTGGGAGCCATCGTCCACGACGAAGAATTTGCCGAACCGATTGCCGCCGCCGGATATCGCGGACCGCGCGTGCTCGCCTGGCACGATGCCGGCGCAGAACCGAACCTCGAGGACCTCATCGCGCGCCAGGGGCAATGCGCACGGCGCCCAGGTCACGTCGGTTCCTTGATCTTGCTCACCTCGGGCACGACGGGCGCGCCCAAAGGGGTGCCGCGCAAACCGTCGCTGGGTTCCATTGCAGGAGCGGGCATCACCGCACTGTCGCGCCTTCGCTTGCGCGCATGCGAGTCCACGTTCATCGCCGTACCGCTGTTTCACGGCTTCGGCATGGTGATGATGCTCATGGGGCTCATGCTCGGTTCCACGCTGGTTCTGCAGCGTCGATTCGTGGCCGAGGAGGTCGCTGCCGCCATCACGCGCCATCGCGTGACGACCCTGGGTGTCGTCCCCGTCATGCTGCAACGCCTTCTCGCCGCATCGTCGCTCGGGCGCGGTACGGCGCTTCGGGCGGTTCTATCGGGCGGCGCTCCGCTCGTGCCTTCGCTGGCCACGGCGTTCATGGATGCCGTGGGCGATGTCCTTTACAACGGGTATGGCTCCTCCGAAGTTGGCATTGCGGCGCTGGCAACGCCGGCCGACCTGCGGGCAGCCCCCGGCACCGTCGGCCGCCCCGTTCTCGCCACCCCCATCGGGATCGTCGATGATGCCGGCGCCCCCGTCGCGGTGGGTCGAACGGGTCGAATCCTGGTGGGTGGCGAAATGGTATTCGGCGGCTACTCCGGTGGCGGGAGCAAGGAAATGCTCGCGGGCCTCATGAGCACGGGCGATGTCGGTCACTTCGACGCGGCGGGTCGCCTGTTCATCGACGGACGAGTGGACGAGATGATCGTCTCCGGTGGCGAAAACGTATTTCCGCAAGGCGTCGAACATGTCCTCGGCGCACACGACGACGTCATCGAAGCGGCGGTCATCGGGGTTCCGGACGCGGAATTCGGCCAGAGGCTTCGTGCCTTCGTCGTATTGCGCAGCCACTCGACCTCCATCGAGTCCCTCGAGGACTACGTCCGCCGCCACGTTGCACGCTACGAAGTACCTCGCGACATCGTCATCCTCGATGAGCTGCCGCGCAACGCGACGGGGAAGATCCTTCGCTCCGAGTTGCGCGCGATGAAAGATTGA
- a CDS encoding TetR family transcriptional regulator, which yields MATRKSKTQWGDREARFLDICRAGAEVLAKEGLANLNMRTVAEGAQVSLGTLYTYFTSKEELFAVLYAERLERLVAELALSCAAAKTPQEVLVIVAEQYFDVYAVFGRELNLVSLMAGEKLEQEIAPAVAGRLVSAARQVIATAWMAVARLDPALAGMREEQRLLAVRLVWATMVGLADQVSGIRHRLHAGTRRELTEFAARVLTAGIEAVRGG from the coding sequence ATGGCGACCCGAAAATCCAAAACGCAGTGGGGCGATCGCGAAGCCCGTTTTCTCGACATTTGCCGAGCGGGGGCCGAGGTTCTCGCAAAAGAGGGGCTCGCGAACCTGAACATGCGCACGGTCGCGGAGGGCGCGCAGGTGAGCCTGGGCACGTTGTACACCTACTTCACGTCGAAAGAGGAGCTGTTCGCCGTGCTCTATGCCGAGCGGCTGGAGCGCCTCGTCGCCGAACTGGCCCTGTCGTGCGCGGCCGCGAAAACGCCCCAAGAGGTGCTGGTGATCGTGGCCGAGCAGTACTTCGACGTCTACGCCGTGTTCGGCCGCGAGCTCAATCTCGTCTCGCTGATGGCGGGTGAGAAGCTCGAGCAAGAGATCGCACCGGCCGTCGCCGGGCGGCTTGTCAGTGCCGCGCGGCAAGTGATTGCAACGGCATGGATGGCCGTGGCGCGGTTGGATCCCGCCCTGGCCGGCATGCGCGAGGAGCAGCGCCTGCTCGCCGTGCGACTCGTGTGGGCCACGATGGTGGGCCTGGCCGATCAGGTCTCGGGCATTCGCCATCGACTCCACGCGGGCACGCGCCGAGAGCTCACGGAATTTGCGGCTCGGGTTCTTACGGCCGGCATCGAAGCCGTGCGCGGCGGTTGA
- a CDS encoding FAD-dependent monooxygenase: protein MDDVKQVPVLIVGGGPVGLSVAIGLRRWGIACLLVEKHESTLDFPKGRLVSPRSMEIYRAWAIEEAIAEAGLARDESLFLFTGNTLLADSFSREGVCSKADDLNFSPTKRLLCSQDVMEPVLLQWAKKLGADVRFATKLESFTQDDHRVSATLRDERTGEISTVHATYLVAADGARSGVRAQLGIGVRGPGPLGRVVSILVEADLASRIADRRSGLYRVHHPRPVLFAVVDNERRWLMMVRDDAEAPAPASDEACLSLARESIGDPTVPVRIGGRRLWSPTGEIAERFKQGRVFLIGDAAHVMTPNGGFGMNCGIADAHNLVWKLATVLTGCAHPAVLDTYEPERQPVAEQAMAASFVMAQQLLTQPRFDAHGIFFGASYGSAAILPDGTSAPLVDDPIHDYVPVARPGHRAPHVWISYDARRTSTVDLFGRGFVLLSGGHLREAYASAFTAATQATGVAGRHCAVDEPAWCEVYGVQPDGAVLVRPDGHVAWRTATSPPDLPAAVAHALKVATGGER, encoded by the coding sequence GTGGACGACGTGAAACAGGTTCCGGTGCTCATCGTTGGCGGAGGCCCCGTCGGCCTTTCGGTTGCCATTGGACTTCGCCGTTGGGGTATCGCGTGCCTGTTGGTCGAAAAACACGAAAGCACACTCGATTTCCCAAAAGGGAGACTCGTCTCCCCGCGCTCGATGGAAATCTATCGCGCCTGGGCCATCGAAGAGGCCATTGCCGAAGCGGGATTGGCGCGCGACGAGAGCCTTTTTCTCTTTACGGGCAATACGCTATTGGCAGATTCGTTTTCCCGAGAAGGTGTCTGCTCCAAAGCCGATGATCTGAATTTCAGTCCAACGAAAAGGCTCCTCTGCTCGCAAGACGTCATGGAGCCGGTGCTGCTCCAATGGGCAAAGAAGCTTGGGGCCGACGTGCGCTTCGCGACGAAGCTCGAGAGCTTCACCCAAGACGACCATCGGGTTAGCGCCACCCTTCGTGACGAGCGAACGGGAGAAATCTCCACCGTTCATGCGACCTATCTGGTGGCCGCGGACGGAGCCCGCAGCGGCGTGCGGGCGCAACTCGGCATCGGCGTTCGCGGGCCGGGGCCGCTGGGGCGGGTGGTGAGCATCCTCGTCGAGGCCGACCTCGCGTCCCGTATCGCGGATCGCCGAAGTGGGCTTTACCGCGTGCATCATCCGCGCCCTGTCCTCTTTGCCGTCGTCGACAACGAGCGGCGATGGCTCATGATGGTCCGCGACGATGCCGAGGCACCGGCCCCGGCAAGCGACGAAGCGTGCCTTTCGCTGGCACGCGAGAGCATCGGCGACCCCACCGTTCCCGTTCGTATCGGTGGCCGGAGGCTCTGGAGTCCCACGGGGGAAATTGCCGAGCGCTTCAAGCAGGGGCGGGTCTTCTTGATCGGCGACGCCGCACACGTCATGACCCCGAATGGGGGCTTTGGCATGAACTGCGGGATTGCGGATGCCCACAACCTCGTTTGGAAGCTGGCCACCGTTCTCACGGGATGCGCTCATCCGGCGGTGCTCGATACGTACGAGCCGGAGCGGCAGCCTGTCGCGGAGCAAGCCATGGCGGCGAGCTTCGTGATGGCGCAACAGCTCCTCACGCAGCCTCGTTTCGACGCGCACGGCATCTTCTTCGGTGCGAGCTACGGGTCGGCGGCGATCCTGCCAGATGGAACCTCAGCGCCGCTCGTCGACGATCCCATTCATGATTACGTTCCCGTCGCCCGGCCCGGGCACCGCGCTCCCCATGTGTGGATTTCATACGACGCGCGCCGGACATCCACGGTGGATCTCTTTGGACGCGGCTTCGTTCTCTTGTCCGGCGGCCACCTGCGCGAGGCCTACGCGTCCGCGTTCACGGCGGCGACGCAGGCGACCGGTGTAGCCGGACGCCATTGCGCTGTGGACGAACCTGCGTGGTGCGAAGTCTACGGCGTGCAGCCCGACGGCGCCGTTCTCGTGCGGCCCGATGGACACGTGGCATGGCGCACCGCAACCTCGCCGCCCGATCTTCCTGCAGCCGTCGCACACGCGCTGAAGGTGGCGACGGGCGGTGAGCGATGA
- a CDS encoding lipase family protein, whose product MSQSPVSLLGIAISVVLLAACGELPNGADENSVGQSVSAVAGVVPPSQDLFYEVPSNVASYAPGGVIRSREIVPKWAIGDIPAVHAWQVLYRTNDGEDAPTATVATIVIPDAPWRGAGTRPLVSYQSAEDSVGIDCAPSYSWRNGIFAGLGEPLADPFAVAPALLSGWAVVVPDYEGPKGMFGVGRMAGHGVLDGLRAALKFAPAGLDEGTKVATFGYSGGGLATGWAAELQGSYAPELNYVGSATGGTPAKILDVVKWLTGTGRFAAGLAAGGIIGIMKQYPELQGLLNDKGRALYQKYQNACALELVAALPFADIQQYTDSPDLFSEPAVVAVTGRQSMGSHAPKAPVVSTHGVLDEVVPFAQDKKAVKQWCAGGAKVNVHWPLLAEHGLGVVPWYVDVYPFLNDRFAGKAPVNDCWWVGTD is encoded by the coding sequence ATGAGCCAATCGCCCGTTTCGCTACTTGGAATCGCGATCAGCGTAGTCCTGTTGGCCGCATGCGGTGAATTGCCAAATGGAGCGGACGAAAATTCCGTCGGCCAATCCGTGTCGGCCGTGGCGGGCGTCGTTCCACCGAGTCAGGACCTATTTTACGAAGTGCCATCGAATGTGGCGAGCTACGCGCCCGGCGGCGTGATTCGATCCCGCGAGATCGTGCCCAAATGGGCGATCGGTGATATTCCCGCGGTGCACGCCTGGCAGGTATTGTACCGCACCAACGATGGCGAAGACGCGCCCACCGCCACGGTGGCGACCATCGTGATTCCCGACGCACCCTGGCGGGGTGCAGGTACGCGTCCGCTCGTCTCCTATCAAAGCGCGGAAGATTCGGTGGGCATCGATTGTGCACCATCGTACTCCTGGCGAAACGGCATTTTTGCCGGACTGGGTGAACCCCTGGCGGATCCGTTCGCGGTCGCCCCTGCGCTGCTTTCCGGGTGGGCGGTCGTGGTGCCCGACTACGAAGGTCCGAAAGGCATGTTCGGTGTGGGTCGAATGGCCGGACACGGCGTGCTCGATGGACTTCGCGCGGCGCTGAAATTTGCTCCGGCCGGCCTGGACGAGGGCACCAAAGTGGCGACCTTTGGTTATTCGGGCGGCGGACTTGCGACCGGCTGGGCCGCGGAGCTTCAAGGCAGCTACGCGCCGGAGTTGAATTACGTGGGCTCGGCAACGGGCGGCACACCCGCGAAGATCCTCGACGTCGTGAAGTGGCTCACGGGCACCGGGCGATTCGCGGCCGGGCTGGCTGCGGGTGGGATTATTGGGATTATGAAGCAGTATCCCGAGCTCCAGGGATTGCTGAACGACAAAGGTCGCGCCCTGTATCAGAAGTACCAAAACGCGTGCGCCCTGGAATTGGTCGCGGCGCTACCCTTTGCCGATATTCAGCAGTACACCGACTCGCCGGATCTCTTCAGCGAGCCGGCCGTCGTTGCCGTGACCGGGCGGCAAAGCATGGGAAGTCATGCGCCGAAGGCGCCCGTCGTGAGCACTCATGGCGTTCTCGATGAAGTGGTCCCGTTCGCCCAGGACAAAAAAGCGGTCAAGCAATGGTGTGCAGGTGGAGCCAAGGTCAATGTGCATTGGCCCCTGCTCGCCGAACACGGTTTGGGCGTGGTCCCGTGGTACGTGGATGTGTATCCGTTCCTGAACGATCGCTTTGCAGGTAAAGCGCCCGTCAATGACTGTTGGTGGGTTGGCACGGATTGA
- a CDS encoding EamA family transporter: protein MGTEAHLLRQAPARSQFLPWAALITVWFLWGSTYLGIRAAVETIPPFIMAGARYGLAGAAMFAVLGPQHARGKDRLTWPQVRSSILIGALLLVGGNGLLSLSEKKLHSGLAALIVATVPAWMVLIHAAVTKSRIPGPLIAALVLGTAGVAVLVGGPGSAIDLGATAIVLVASVFWAAGSVFTRMVTLPKHPLVGTSLQMLSGGVLLLILGAARGELASFHLAEVSTRSAMAMVWLTILGSMVAFSAYVYAIRTLPNDIVATYAYVNPIVAVALGAVVDKEPVTRNLLLGGAIIVGSVVLIVSDRAKRNAAEQRRAG from the coding sequence ATGGGTACTGAAGCTCATTTGCTTCGCCAAGCACCGGCTCGAAGCCAATTCCTCCCCTGGGCCGCCTTGATCACGGTCTGGTTTCTCTGGGGCTCCACGTACCTCGGCATCCGTGCGGCGGTGGAAACCATTCCGCCGTTCATCATGGCTGGAGCTCGCTACGGGCTCGCCGGTGCGGCCATGTTCGCGGTGCTCGGGCCGCAGCATGCGCGCGGGAAGGATCGACTGACGTGGCCGCAGGTGCGCTCATCGATCCTCATTGGAGCGCTGCTGCTCGTGGGTGGCAACGGCCTGCTGAGTCTCAGTGAGAAGAAATTGCACTCGGGGTTGGCGGCACTGATCGTGGCGACCGTTCCGGCGTGGATGGTGCTCATTCATGCCGCGGTCACCAAGAGCCGCATTCCGGGCCCGCTCATCGCGGCGCTGGTGCTCGGCACCGCCGGCGTCGCCGTGCTCGTCGGTGGTCCAGGCAGCGCCATCGACCTCGGCGCCACGGCCATCGTGCTCGTCGCCTCGGTGTTTTGGGCCGCCGGCTCCGTGTTCACGCGCATGGTCACCTTGCCGAAGCATCCGCTGGTGGGAACCTCGCTCCAGATGCTCTCGGGCGGCGTGCTGCTGTTGATCCTGGGGGCGGCGCGGGGCGAGCTCGCATCGTTTCATCTCGCCGAGGTCTCCACCCGCTCGGCGATGGCGATGGTGTGGCTCACGATCCTCGGCTCGATGGTGGCATTCAGTGCGTACGTCTACGCGATCCGCACCTTGCCCAACGACATCGTGGCCACCTACGCGTACGTGAATCCCATCGTCGCCGTGGCCTTGGGCGCGGTTGTCGACAAGGAGCCCGTCACGCGCAATTTGCTGCTCGGCGGCGCCATCATCGTCGGCTCGGTCGTGCTCATCGTGAGCGACCGCGCCAAGCGCAATGCGGCCGAACAGCGGCGGGCTGGGTAA